A region of Ferruginibacter albus DNA encodes the following proteins:
- a CDS encoding FtsX-like permease family protein, giving the protein MNLLFAWRYFKAKKSANAINIIAWVTVGVIAFATACQILVLSVFNGFEDLVKSLYASFYTDIKIIPAKGKTFTLTHEQLSLLQKQSSVNAVSLIAEEKALLKNEDDQTIVYLKGVDENYTKVTDVASKIVEGDSSFNLGTANNPQLIVGSGIQSAVGINTDGALPASILTVILPKIKITNADPLQSLSEGNAKASAVFLIQQEFDNKYAITNIDFVKQQMGFSNDEYSAVEIKLASKADLQLAKQQLSSLLGNNYKVQTKYEQNTSLYNTMKLEKWFIYAVLTLILIIAAFNMISALTMLVLEKKKDISILQSLGADQKRILKIFLSEGLLLGTIGAATGIILATIVCILQLKYKLIKLQGGTFLIDYFPVKMQATDFVLVAATSMIIAFIASWLPAYKAAKQKFELRGN; this is encoded by the coding sequence TTGAACTTACTCTTTGCCTGGAGATATTTTAAAGCAAAAAAAAGCGCTAATGCCATAAATATTATTGCATGGGTAACTGTTGGCGTAATAGCATTTGCAACTGCCTGTCAAATATTGGTATTGAGTGTTTTTAATGGATTTGAAGATCTTGTAAAATCCTTATACGCTTCTTTTTATACGGACATAAAAATAATTCCTGCAAAAGGAAAAACGTTTACACTTACCCATGAGCAGTTAAGCCTACTACAAAAGCAATCATCAGTTAACGCTGTTTCTTTAATAGCTGAAGAAAAGGCCTTATTAAAAAATGAAGATGATCAAACCATTGTTTATTTAAAAGGGGTAGATGAGAATTATACAAAAGTTACAGACGTTGCTTCTAAAATTGTAGAAGGAGACAGCAGCTTTAATTTAGGTACAGCTAATAACCCGCAGTTAATAGTTGGGTCGGGGATACAAAGTGCAGTAGGTATTAATACCGATGGAGCTTTGCCGGCATCAATCCTGACCGTTATTCTTCCCAAAATAAAAATTACAAATGCCGATCCTTTGCAATCATTAAGTGAAGGCAATGCAAAAGCAAGTGCTGTTTTTTTAATTCAGCAGGAGTTTGATAATAAATATGCTATTACCAATATTGATTTTGTAAAACAACAAATGGGTTTTAGTAATGATGAATACAGTGCTGTTGAAATTAAGCTTGCCAGTAAAGCCGATCTGCAATTAGCCAAACAACAACTATCTTCTTTATTGGGGAATAATTATAAAGTGCAAACCAAATATGAGCAGAACACCAGCTTGTATAATACTATGAAACTGGAGAAATGGTTTATTTATGCTGTTCTTACATTGATCTTAATAATAGCAGCCTTTAATATGATAAGCGCATTAACTATGTTAGTGCTGGAAAAGAAAAAAGATATCAGCATTTTACAAAGCTTAGGTGCCGATCAAAAACGTATTCTTAAAATATTTTTGAGCGAAGGCTTATTATTAGGAACTATCGGAGCAGCTACCGGTATTATACTGGCAACAATAGTTTGTATTCTTCAATTAAAATATAAATTGATAAAACTGCAAGGTGGAACTTTTTTAATAGATTATTTTCCGGTAAAAATGCAGGCAACTGATTTTGTTTTAGTAGCAGCAACATCAATGATCATTGCATTTATAGCATCCTGGTTGCCCGCATATAAAGCGGCTAAACAAAAGTTTGAATTAAGAGGAAATTAA
- a CDS encoding glycosyltransferase family 4 protein has product MDNIVLSAVLAFLITFFAIPIIIQVARDKKLFDEPDERKVHKIVIPTLGGLGIFAGFILATLLGTPSLHGASRELQFFAAAALVIFFLGIKDDILVLSAAKKFVGQLIAAGIVIKFGGVQITNMHGFLGIEQIPRIGSIILTLFTIIVITNSFNLIDGVDGLAGSLGLLTTLLFGTYFYYLGPSFLVFAVMAFSLAGSLIAFLIYNFSPAKIFMGDTGSLLIGLTNSILVIKFINIAGNPSVKFPIEAAPAIGFAILIVPLFDTLRVFGLRILSRRSPFSPDRNHVHHMLLDLGFSHKTITLTCVGTNIIFIALAFFLRGFGTTIIIGILLSCALILTGIIYYLRPRKKVKEKRITNDEMIKTHKIFALTPKALEAES; this is encoded by the coding sequence ATGGATAATATAGTTTTAAGTGCTGTGCTGGCTTTTTTAATTACATTTTTTGCCATTCCAATCATTATACAGGTTGCCAGGGATAAGAAATTGTTTGATGAGCCGGACGAAAGAAAGGTTCATAAAATTGTGATTCCTACATTAGGAGGTTTAGGAATTTTTGCAGGGTTTATTTTAGCCACTTTATTAGGAACTCCCTCTTTACATGGTGCCAGTAGAGAATTGCAATTTTTTGCAGCCGCAGCATTAGTGATTTTCTTTTTAGGGATAAAAGATGATATCCTGGTTTTATCTGCAGCCAAAAAATTTGTTGGTCAATTAATTGCTGCAGGCATTGTTATAAAATTTGGCGGTGTTCAAATAACTAATATGCATGGCTTTTTAGGAATTGAACAAATACCTCGAATCGGCAGCATCATTCTTACATTGTTTACGATAATTGTTATCACTAATTCATTTAACCTAATAGATGGTGTTGATGGATTAGCGGGTAGCCTTGGTTTATTAACGACCTTGCTTTTTGGAACTTATTTTTATTATTTAGGTCCATCTTTCTTAGTGTTTGCTGTAATGGCGTTTTCACTTGCAGGAAGCTTAATAGCATTTCTAATTTATAATTTTTCTCCGGCAAAAATATTCATGGGGGATACCGGCTCTTTGCTGATTGGATTAACAAATTCAATACTGGTAATAAAATTTATAAACATTGCAGGAAACCCTTCTGTTAAGTTTCCTATAGAAGCTGCCCCGGCAATAGGGTTTGCTATTTTAATAGTTCCTTTGTTTGATACGTTGCGTGTATTTGGTCTACGCATATTAAGCCGTCGTTCTCCTTTTAGCCCGGATAGAAACCATGTGCATCATATGTTGCTTGACCTGGGATTTAGTCATAAGACAATAACATTGACTTGCGTGGGCACTAATATCATCTTTATTGCCTTAGCTTTTTTTCTGCGTGGATTCGGAACAACAATTATAATAGGTATTTTACTTTCCTGCGCATTGATATTAACCGGAATCATCTATTATCTGCGCCCACGGAAAAAAGTAAAAGAGAAGCGAATTACCAATGATGAAATGATCAAAACGCATAAGATATTTGCGTTAACACCTAAAGCTTTGGAGGCTGAATCATAG
- a CDS encoding prolipoprotein diacylglyceryl transferase translates to MNFPVMVSVGGTKITLHLITEILGFFIGFRYFLYLKRKQGDIIEQQKRMWVLVGAIFGALIGSRLVGSLERPYELFRTKDLWEYIYNNKTVLGGFLGGLLGVELMKKIIGEKQNTGDLFTYPIILALMVGRIGCFSMGIYEETYGSPTHFFTGMNLGDGILRHPVALYEIVFLLLLCLVMLQLDKRYVLAEGARFKLFLIAYCMFRFLVDFIKPRYFTLLGLSTIQLAALLGLIYYYKYLLHPKKLLKQYA, encoded by the coding sequence ATGAATTTTCCTGTAATGGTTTCAGTAGGCGGCACTAAGATCACGCTTCATTTAATTACAGAGATACTCGGCTTTTTTATTGGTTTTCGTTATTTCCTCTACCTGAAAAGAAAACAAGGCGACATTATTGAACAACAAAAAAGAATGTGGGTATTGGTAGGTGCTATATTTGGCGCATTAATAGGAAGCAGGCTGGTAGGCAGTTTGGAGCGACCCTATGAATTATTTCGAACCAAAGATCTGTGGGAATATATTTATAATAATAAAACAGTGTTGGGTGGTTTTTTAGGAGGATTATTGGGTGTTGAATTGATGAAAAAAATTATCGGTGAAAAGCAAAACACAGGCGACCTGTTCACCTACCCGATCATATTAGCATTAATGGTCGGCCGCATTGGATGTTTTTCGATGGGTATTTATGAAGAAACCTACGGCTCTCCTACTCATTTTTTTACGGGAATGAATTTAGGTGATGGAATATTACGACATCCCGTAGCTTTATATGAAATTGTTTTTTTGCTGTTGCTATGTCTTGTTATGTTGCAATTGGATAAAAGATATGTATTGGCAGAAGGAGCACGCTTTAAACTATTTTTGATAGCTTATTGCATGTTCCGGTTTTTAGTTGATTTTATAAAGCCACGCTATTTCACGCTGTTAGGATTATCCACCATTCAACTTGCAGCTTTATTAGGATTGATCTATTATTATAAATATTTGCTTCATCCCAAAAAACTATTGAAACAATATGCCTGA
- a CDS encoding TraR/DksA family transcriptional regulator, with protein MATKKKVTPKKAAKPIKKSAPAKKAAPKKVAKKPVAKKPVAKAKSKPAPKPAAKKAVKPAPKKAAPVKKVAAKAPAKQVKPAPKPAPKPAAKVVAAKAITPAKPVASKDVKAKDIKVTPAKPVVIPKITTKTVRKYQPEFTKSVLDRPKQDPGAPTMRYSDTELAEFREIIMRKLDAAKKELSYLHGLITRKDEMGGDETDNRYMTMEDGSLSMEREQLSQMASRQITFIDHLEKALMRIENKTYGICRVTGKLIDKARLRAVPHATLSIEAKMGSK; from the coding sequence ATGGCAACAAAAAAGAAAGTAACACCGAAAAAAGCTGCTAAACCCATTAAAAAGTCAGCTCCGGCTAAAAAAGCTGCTCCTAAAAAAGTGGCTAAAAAGCCTGTTGCTAAAAAACCTGTTGCTAAGGCTAAATCAAAACCAGCTCCTAAACCTGCTGCTAAAAAAGCGGTAAAACCAGCGCCTAAAAAAGCTGCCCCGGTTAAAAAAGTAGCTGCAAAAGCGCCTGCAAAACAAGTTAAACCGGCACCTAAGCCAGCTCCTAAACCGGCTGCTAAGGTAGTTGCAGCAAAAGCAATAACGCCAGCCAAACCTGTTGCAAGTAAAGATGTTAAAGCAAAAGATATTAAAGTAACCCCTGCTAAACCGGTAGTGATCCCAAAAATTACTACTAAAACGGTTCGTAAATATCAACCCGAATTTACCAAATCGGTTTTAGACAGGCCTAAACAAGACCCGGGTGCACCAACCATGAGATACAGCGATACCGAATTGGCCGAATTCAGAGAAATCATTATGCGTAAGCTTGATGCCGCAAAAAAAGAATTATCATACCTCCATGGCCTAATCACACGTAAAGATGAAATGGGAGGAGACGAAACCGATAACCGCTACATGACAATGGAAGACGGAAGTTTAAGTATGGAGAGAGAGCAACTTAGCCAGATGGCAAGTCGCCAGATAACTTTTATCGACCATTTGGAAAAAGCGTTAATGCGTATAGAAAATAAAACCTATGGCATTTGTCGTGTTACAGGCAAATTGATCGATAAAGCCCGTTTACGTGCAGTACCTCATGCAACATTAAGCATTGAGGCTAAAATGGGATCTAAATAA
- the ggt gene encoding gamma-glutamyltransferase, whose translation MTSKFTILLIILFCCIACQAQLNPYSYSSQKSIHSKNGSVVCAHPLASKVGINILKQGGNAIDASIAVQLALAVVYPGAGNIGGGGFMVAHLNNGKNIALDFREKAPSKAYRDMYLDSAGNPVQNLSLDGHLAVGVPGTVAGLFKAAKYGKLSFKKLIQPAIDLAEKGFVITQSEADNLNSAKENFIRLNTKPSAFVKSTAWKKGDTLVQKDLANTLKRIRDYGQKGFYEGETAKLIVEEMQRGKGLISYDDLKNYSAAERKVMDFNYKGYRILTMPLPSSGGIILQQLLKMIEHRNIAALKFNSPLSIQLITEAERRAYADRAKFLGDPDFVQVPVDTLTSDFYLSQRMKDFVSGKAGNSKDVQAGNLKESFQTTHLSVVDKYGNAVSVTTTLNAHYGSKTVVGGAGFLLNNEMDDFSVKPGVPNLYGAVGNEQNSIAPNKRMLSSMAPTIILKNGQPYIVVGTPGGTTIPTSVFQTTINLLEFNLSAENAVNKPKFHHQWLPDEIWTEPGFDTSVISSLQQMGYKVKPVKSYRRIELITIKNKQIISVADKNGDDDAEGY comes from the coding sequence ATGACTTCAAAATTTACTATTCTCTTAATAATTCTTTTTTGTTGTATAGCCTGTCAGGCACAACTCAATCCATATTCATATTCCAGTCAAAAAAGTATTCATTCTAAAAACGGCTCTGTAGTATGTGCACATCCGTTGGCAAGTAAAGTTGGCATCAATATTTTAAAACAAGGTGGCAATGCCATAGATGCTTCTATTGCAGTACAATTAGCATTGGCAGTAGTTTATCCCGGCGCAGGCAATATTGGCGGCGGCGGTTTTATGGTAGCGCATTTAAATAATGGCAAAAACATCGCATTGGATTTTAGAGAAAAGGCACCTTCCAAAGCATATAGAGATATGTATTTAGACAGCGCCGGAAACCCTGTACAGAATTTATCGCTAGATGGTCATTTGGCGGTAGGTGTGCCGGGCACAGTTGCAGGTTTATTTAAAGCGGCAAAATATGGAAAGCTCTCTTTTAAAAAATTAATTCAGCCTGCTATTGACCTGGCAGAAAAAGGATTTGTAATTACTCAATCGGAAGCTGATAATTTAAATAGTGCGAAAGAAAATTTTATACGATTAAATACCAAACCATCCGCATTTGTGAAAAGCACAGCTTGGAAAAAGGGTGATACGCTTGTTCAAAAAGATTTAGCCAATACATTAAAGCGCATTCGTGATTATGGACAAAAAGGTTTCTACGAAGGTGAAACTGCTAAACTTATTGTAGAGGAAATGCAAAGAGGCAAGGGATTGATCAGTTATGACGATCTTAAAAATTATTCTGCAGCAGAAAGAAAAGTGATGGACTTTAATTATAAAGGCTATCGCATACTAACAATGCCTTTGCCAAGCAGTGGCGGTATCATTCTACAACAATTATTAAAGATGATTGAACACAGGAATATTGCTGCATTAAAATTTAATAGCCCTTTATCTATACAATTAATAACCGAGGCAGAACGAAGAGCTTATGCAGACAGGGCAAAATTTTTGGGTGACCCTGATTTTGTACAAGTTCCTGTAGATACATTAACAAGTGATTTTTATCTGTCGCAACGAATGAAAGATTTTGTTTCCGGCAAAGCTGGTAATAGTAAAGATGTACAGGCTGGAAATTTAAAAGAAAGTTTTCAAACAACACATCTCAGTGTTGTAGATAAATATGGTAATGCTGTTTCAGTTACTACCACATTAAATGCTCATTATGGTAGTAAAACAGTTGTTGGCGGTGCCGGTTTTTTATTAAATAATGAGATGGATGATTTTAGCGTAAAACCCGGTGTTCCTAATTTATATGGCGCTGTTGGTAATGAGCAAAATTCTATAGCACCCAATAAACGGATGTTAAGCAGCATGGCGCCGACAATCATCCTTAAAAATGGTCAGCCATATATTGTAGTTGGAACTCCAGGTGGAACAACTATTCCTACAAGTGTATTTCAAACTACAATTAATCTATTGGAATTTAATTTATCTGCCGAAAATGCGGTTAATAAACCTAAGTTTCATCACCAATGGTTGCCCGACGAAATATGGACAGAGCCCGGCTTCGATACTTCTGTAATCTCATCTTTACAACAAATGGGATATAAAGTAAAGCCTGTTAAAAGCTATCGAAGAATAGAATTAATTACAATTAAGAATAAACAAATTATTTCTGTTGCAGATAAAAATGGAGATGATGATGCAGAAGGCTATTGA
- a CDS encoding transketolase encodes MSNLKDIATQIRRDIVRMVHAVQSGHPGGSLGCTEYFTALYFNAMKHNPQFSMDAIGEDVFVLSNGHISPVFYSTLARSNYFPLQELATFRRLNSRLQGHPTTHEHLPGVRIATGSLGQGMSVAIGAALSKKLNKDNNLVFSLHGDGELDEGQNWEAIMFAAHHKVDNLISTVDWNGQQIDGTTNKVMNLGDLAAKFTAFGWEVIHLDHGNDMDEVVATLAKAKTFVGKGKPIVILMRTVMGKGVDFMEGSHAWHGIAPNDEQLKSALAQLPETLGDY; translated from the coding sequence ATGAGCAATTTAAAAGATATCGCTACGCAAATAAGAAGAGATATTGTGCGTATGGTTCATGCAGTACAAAGTGGTCATCCGGGTGGATCTTTAGGATGTACAGAATACTTTACCGCATTGTATTTTAATGCAATGAAACATAATCCGCAATTCAGCATGGACGCAATTGGCGAGGATGTTTTTGTATTAAGCAACGGGCATATTTCGCCTGTATTTTATAGCACATTAGCTCGCAGTAATTATTTTCCACTGCAGGAATTGGCAACTTTTAGAAGATTAAACAGCCGCTTACAAGGGCACCCCACTACTCACGAACATTTACCGGGAGTTAGAATTGCTACCGGTTCATTAGGGCAGGGAATGAGTGTTGCTATTGGCGCTGCTTTATCAAAAAAATTGAACAAGGATAATAACCTGGTTTTTTCTTTACATGGTGATGGTGAATTGGATGAAGGGCAAAACTGGGAAGCAATAATGTTTGCTGCACACCATAAGGTAGATAACCTGATCTCTACAGTTGATTGGAACGGACAACAAATAGATGGCACTACTAATAAAGTAATGAATCTTGGCGACCTTGCTGCAAAGTTTACTGCATTTGGCTGGGAAGTAATTCATTTAGACCATGGAAACGACATGGATGAGGTAGTAGCCACGTTAGCCAAAGCGAAAACATTTGTAGGAAAAGGAAAGCCTATTGTAATATTGATGCGTACTGTAATGGGTAAAGGAGTTGATTTTATGGAAGGCAGTCATGCATGGCATGGTATTGCACCAAATGATGAGCAGTTGAAAAGTGCGTTGGCACAATTGCCTGAAACTTTGGGTGACTATTAA
- a CDS encoding radical SAM protein has protein sequence MPERPYTYYDFTLSICSTCLRRVDAKIVFEEEKVYMLKNCPQHGFEKVLIASDAAYYKSIRNYNKPSETPLQFNTKTHYGCPYDCGLCQDHEQHSCLTVIEITDRCNLTCPTCYAMSSPHYGRHRTIEEVEKMLDIIVANEGTPDVVQISGGEPTVHPDFFAILDIAKSKPIRHLMLNTNGIRIAKDFEFAKQLASYMPDFEIYLQFDSFKPEALEQLRGKDLTDVRMKALEHLNALNLSTTLVVTLQQGVNDDEIGKIIEFALQQRCVRGVTFQPTQIAGRTENFDPATDRITLTDVRTKILEQTNIFQPNDLIPVPCNPDALAMGYALKLARQVFPLTRYIDPAFLLDNSRNTIVYEQDETLHNQMIKIFSTGISVDRVEENMQQLLCCLPQIQAPGLTYENLFRIIIMRFIDAYDFDVRAIKKSCVHIVHKDGRIVPFETMNLFYRDEKENYLKELQKERSFIN, from the coding sequence ATGCCTGAACGCCCTTATACCTATTACGATTTTACATTGAGCATTTGCAGCACTTGCCTGCGTCGGGTAGATGCAAAAATTGTATTTGAAGAGGAGAAAGTGTATATGCTTAAAAACTGTCCGCAGCATGGATTTGAAAAAGTGCTGATAGCATCGGATGCGGCTTATTATAAAAGCATCCGCAATTATAATAAACCATCCGAAACACCTTTGCAATTCAATACCAAAACGCATTATGGTTGCCCTTATGATTGTGGCTTGTGCCAGGATCATGAGCAGCATAGCTGTTTAACGGTCATTGAAATTACCGACAGGTGCAATCTTACCTGTCCTACCTGTTATGCCATGAGCTCACCGCATTATGGAAGACACAGAACGATCGAAGAAGTGGAAAAAATGCTGGACATAATTGTAGCGAATGAAGGCACGCCCGATGTAGTACAAATAAGCGGCGGTGAACCTACGGTACATCCCGATTTTTTTGCCATACTGGATATTGCCAAATCAAAACCTATACGACATTTAATGTTGAATACAAACGGCATTCGTATTGCAAAAGATTTTGAATTTGCAAAACAGCTGGCATCTTATATGCCCGACTTTGAGATCTATTTACAGTTTGATTCTTTTAAGCCGGAAGCGTTGGAGCAGTTACGTGGCAAAGATCTCACAGATGTTCGTATGAAGGCATTGGAACATTTGAATGCGTTAAATCTTTCTACCACATTGGTAGTTACTTTACAACAAGGTGTAAATGATGATGAAATAGGAAAGATCATTGAGTTTGCCTTGCAGCAACGTTGTGTAAGAGGTGTAACATTTCAACCAACACAAATTGCCGGCAGAACAGAGAATTTTGATCCTGCTACAGACAGAATAACGTTAACGGATGTACGAACAAAAATTTTAGAGCAAACCAATATCTTTCAGCCAAACGACCTGATCCCTGTACCTTGTAACCCCGATGCTTTGGCAATGGGATATGCATTAAAACTGGCAAGACAGGTTTTTCCTTTAACGCGTTACATTGATCCTGCATTTTTATTAGACAATAGCAGGAACACCATTGTGTATGAGCAAGACGAAACATTGCACAATCAAATGATAAAGATTTTCAGCACCGGTATTTCGGTTGACAGGGTAGAAGAAAACATGCAGCAATTATTATGTTGCCTGCCGCAAATACAGGCGCCCGGCTTAACATATGAAAACCTGTTTCGCATTATTATCATGCGCTTTATTGACGCCTATGATTTTGATGTGCGAGCCATCAAAAAGAGCTGCGTGCATATTGTTCATAAAGACGGAAGGATCGTTCCTTTTGAAACGATGAATTTGTTTTACCGGGATGAGAAGGAAAATTATTTAAAAGAGTTACAAAAAGAAAGAAGCTTTATCAATTAA
- the rbfA gene encoding 30S ribosome-binding factor RbfA: protein MQESKRQKQVAGLLNEELNAIFLRMGLTMMNGGMISIASVKITPDLYDARVYLSAFQVKDTNEVLKTFEEKTKEIRKELGARVRHQLRSIPELKFYIDDTLDYVFKMEELFDKIKKEEEDKK from the coding sequence ATGCAAGAGAGTAAAAGACAAAAACAGGTAGCCGGGTTATTAAACGAGGAATTAAATGCGATATTTCTGCGCATGGGTTTAACTATGATGAATGGCGGGATGATCTCCATTGCATCAGTAAAAATCACTCCGGATCTGTATGACGCAAGAGTATATTTAAGCGCCTTCCAGGTAAAAGATACCAATGAAGTTCTAAAGACCTTTGAAGAAAAAACCAAGGAAATAAGAAAAGAATTAGGAGCAAGGGTACGTCATCAGCTACGTAGTATTCCTGAATTAAAGTTTTATATAGACGATACCCTGGATTATGTTTTTAAAATGGAAGAACTGTTTGATAAAATAAAAAAAGAAGAGGAAGATAAAAAATAG
- the dxs gene encoding 1-deoxy-D-xylulose-5-phosphate synthase, whose product MEIKPGKLLATINSPADMKKLSREQLHQLCDELRQYIIDVVSVHGGHFGASLGVVELTVALHYVFNTPYDQLVWDVGHQAYGHKILTGRKDVFPTNRKYHGISGFPKRSESEYDTFGVGHSSTSISAALGMAMASHYKGEKDRQHVAVIGDGAMTAGMAFEAMNHAGIAKSNVLIILNDNNMGIDPSVGALKEYLTDITTSQTYNKFRDDFWKALGKLPVGKNFSRDIASKIEAGLKGVVSKSSNLFESLKLRYFGPIDGHNITKLVDTLKDLKDIPGPKILHIKTVKGKGYELAEKDQTKWHAPGLFDKVTGEIYKKKFDLPQPPKYQDVFGHTIIELAEKNDKIFGITPAMPSGSSLKYMMEKMPNRAFDVGIAEQHAVTLSAGMATQGMKVFCTIYSSFMQRAYDMVIHDVAIQNLPVIFCLDRAGLVGEDGPTHHGVYDIAFMRCVPNMIVSAPMNEKELRNLMYTAQLDSTKNPFSIRYPRGEGVMPEWKTPFEEIQIGKGRKLKDGKELAILSFGHPGNFAASAIRDVKADGINPAHYDMRFAKPLDEQLLHEVFSKFNKIITIEDGTVKGGFGSAILEFMNEHNYKAEVKILGIPDRIVEHGTPKELYNEIEIDANHIAQAIREMLKVNVNMLQ is encoded by the coding sequence ATGGAAATCAAGCCCGGTAAACTTTTAGCCACAATAAATTCACCTGCCGACATGAAAAAGTTGAGCAGGGAACAACTACACCAGCTTTGCGATGAGCTGCGTCAATACATTATTGATGTAGTGAGCGTGCATGGCGGTCATTTTGGAGCTAGTTTAGGCGTGGTGGAATTAACGGTTGCATTGCATTATGTTTTTAATACTCCCTACGATCAATTGGTTTGGGATGTTGGGCACCAGGCGTATGGGCACAAAATATTAACCGGTCGTAAAGACGTCTTTCCTACCAACAGAAAATATCATGGCATCAGTGGTTTTCCTAAACGCAGCGAAAGCGAATACGATACTTTCGGCGTAGGGCACTCCTCCACTTCTATATCAGCAGCATTGGGCATGGCAATGGCTTCTCATTACAAAGGAGAAAAAGATCGGCAACATGTAGCTGTTATTGGCGATGGTGCTATGACGGCGGGAATGGCATTTGAAGCAATGAATCATGCTGGCATTGCCAAAAGCAATGTGTTGATCATTCTGAATGATAATAATATGGGCATCGACCCAAGTGTTGGTGCATTGAAAGAATACTTAACTGATATTACCACTTCACAGACCTATAATAAGTTTAGAGATGATTTTTGGAAAGCATTAGGTAAGTTACCTGTCGGTAAGAATTTTTCAAGAGATATTGCTTCCAAGATCGAAGCAGGCTTAAAAGGCGTGGTAAGCAAAAGCAGCAACTTATTTGAATCTTTAAAGCTGCGTTATTTTGGCCCGATAGATGGACATAATATTACCAAGCTGGTAGATACGTTGAAAGATCTAAAAGATATTCCCGGTCCAAAAATTTTACATATTAAAACAGTAAAGGGAAAAGGGTATGAACTGGCAGAGAAAGATCAAACGAAATGGCATGCGCCCGGTTTGTTTGATAAAGTGACCGGTGAGATCTATAAAAAGAAATTCGATTTACCACAGCCGCCAAAATACCAGGATGTATTTGGTCATACCATTATTGAGCTGGCTGAAAAGAATGATAAGATATTCGGCATCACCCCCGCAATGCCAAGTGGTTCCTCTTTAAAATACATGATGGAAAAAATGCCGAATCGTGCATTTGATGTAGGCATTGCAGAGCAACATGCTGTTACACTCAGCGCCGGTATGGCAACGCAGGGCATGAAAGTGTTTTGTACCATTTATTCTTCCTTTATGCAGCGTGCGTATGATATGGTTATACATGATGTGGCGATCCAAAATCTACCTGTGATATTTTGTTTAGACAGAGCGGGTTTAGTAGGCGAAGATGGACCGACGCATCACGGCGTTTATGATATTGCGTTTATGCGCTGCGTTCCTAACATGATCGTAAGTGCGCCAATGAATGAAAAAGAATTGCGTAATCTTATGTACACAGCGCAGTTGGATTCAACAAAAAATCCTTTCTCTATCCGATATCCCCGTGGCGAAGGTGTTATGCCCGAATGGAAAACACCGTTTGAAGAAATACAAATTGGCAAGGGTAGAAAGTTGAAAGATGGTAAAGAGTTGGCAATACTTTCTTTTGGTCATCCCGGAAACTTTGCAGCATCTGCCATTCGTGATGTAAAAGCCGATGGAATAAATCCTGCGCATTACGATATGCGCTTTGCAAAACCATTGGATGAACAATTGCTGCATGAAGTGTTCAGCAAATTCAATAAAATAATTACTATCGAAGATGGAACGGTTAAAGGAGGCTTTGGCAGTGCTATTCTCGAATTCATGAATGAACACAACTATAAGGCTGAAGTAAAAATATTGGGCATTCCTGATCGCATTGTTGAACACGGCACCCCAAAAGAATTATACAACGAAATCGAAATTGATGCGAACCATATTGCACAAGCTATTCGTGAAATGTTGAAGGTGAATGTAAATATGTTGCAATAA